One region of Chryseobacterium muglaense genomic DNA includes:
- a CDS encoding Dps family protein, producing the protein MKTKIGITETNTEAVADQLAKLLADETLLYIKTRNAHWNVTGDNFHANHIFFEEQYKQLDELIDNVAERMRKIGHYAPATMKAYLELTHLTEYSDRTNDGIGYMKDLLSDHESIIEFLRGNITPFAEEFKDYGTSDFITGLMETHEEMAWMIRSYFR; encoded by the coding sequence ATGAAAACAAAAATCGGAATCACAGAAACCAACACAGAAGCAGTTGCAGACCAATTGGCAAAACTTTTAGCAGATGAAACTTTATTATACATTAAAACAAGAAATGCACATTGGAACGTGACTGGAGATAATTTCCACGCCAATCATATTTTCTTTGAAGAACAATACAAACAATTGGATGAATTAATTGATAACGTTGCAGAACGTATGCGAAAAATCGGACATTATGCTCCCGCAACAATGAAAGCTTATCTGGAATTGACTCATCTTACCGAATACAGCGACAGAACCAACGACGGAATCGGTTATATGAAAGACCTATTAAGCGACCACGAAAGCATCATCGAATTTTTAAGAGGAAACATCACACCTTTTGCAGAAGAATTCAAAGATTACGGAACGAGTGACTTCATTACAGGACTAATGGAAACACACGAAGAAATGGCTTGGATGATTCGTTCTTATTTCAGATAA
- a CDS encoding hydrolase: MKKLILTFATVVLSVSSFAQKAGTTMLNPTNHALILIDHEGQMAFATKSISMEELRNNVALIAGGSKIFNVPTVVTTVAEKSFAGPVFPEISAVYPEATSGYVDRTTMNTWEDLNAHKAITGKNKKKLVLAGLWTSVCIVGPALSAIDEGYEVYVITDASGDISKEAHDQAVTRMVQAGARPITSVQYVLELQRDWSRKETYKPVNDLMKKYGGAYGLGIQYAQDMLKH; the protein is encoded by the coding sequence ATGAAAAAGTTAATCTTAACATTCGCAACAGTAGTATTATCAGTATCGTCATTCGCTCAAAAAGCGGGAACTACAATGCTAAACCCAACCAACCACGCCTTGATTTTAATTGACCACGAAGGGCAAATGGCATTCGCAACAAAAAGTATCAGTATGGAAGAATTGAGAAACAATGTAGCATTGATTGCAGGCGGTTCAAAAATATTCAACGTTCCGACAGTGGTAACAACAGTTGCAGAAAAATCTTTTGCTGGACCTGTTTTCCCTGAAATTTCAGCAGTTTATCCTGAAGCAACAAGTGGATATGTGGACAGAACAACGATGAATACTTGGGAAGATTTAAATGCTCACAAAGCCATCACAGGAAAAAACAAAAAGAAACTGGTTCTTGCAGGTCTGTGGACAAGCGTTTGTATCGTAGGTCCGGCTTTGTCTGCCATTGATGAAGGTTATGAAGTGTATGTGATTACCGATGCTTCCGGTGATATTTCTAAAGAAGCTCACGACCAGGCGGTTACAAGAATGGTTCAGGCTGGTGCGCGTCCGATTACATCTGTTCAATATGTTCTTGAATTACAGAGAGATTGGTCTAGAAAGGAGACTTACAAACCAGTAAACGATTTAATGAAAAAATATGGTGGTGCTTACGGATTGGGAATTCAGTACGCTCAGGATATGCTTAAACATTAA
- a CDS encoding alginate export family protein, protein MKKITLLLFIAQIFLSVNISAQFKLMRFDENYAAYQDSTKTFYNSLKYIPLSEKNNNKYLSLGGEARAEFVEFNNEDWGRLGIGSNPFFIQRYTVHADLHLGSRVRVFGQLRSAWENGRKNGPRPIDEDHLNVQNLFLDVDAIKNEKEKLTVRAGRQELDYGSGRLISVREGPNLRLYFDGLKLMYQRGNFKSDAFMMMASEINTGAFDNKFSKSINLWGSYNTLILPKSGNLEFYYLGIHRKESRFEDGIGDETRHTLGGRFYRYSGGFIYNFEGAYQFGNFNNSKISAWTASADIGYLFENVKGKPTINLRNDYISGDNNKGDGKLGTFNPLYPKGGYFGFNPQIGPVNLIDIHPYATVDLNSKMTVQADVVFNWRYSLQDGVYRPSGSLNLTSMNSKKRYIGTAFLGSFN, encoded by the coding sequence ATGAAAAAGATTACTCTACTATTATTTATCGCTCAGATTTTTCTTTCGGTAAATATCTCTGCCCAATTTAAGCTGATGAGGTTTGATGAGAATTATGCAGCGTATCAGGATTCAACAAAAACATTTTATAATTCACTGAAATATATTCCGCTTTCCGAAAAAAACAATAATAAATATTTATCGTTAGGTGGAGAAGCGAGAGCAGAGTTTGTAGAATTTAATAATGAAGACTGGGGAAGACTGGGAATCGGAAGCAATCCGTTTTTTATCCAGAGATATACGGTTCACGCTGATTTGCATTTAGGCTCAAGAGTAAGAGTTTTCGGACAGTTGAGAAGTGCCTGGGAAAATGGAAGAAAGAACGGACCGCGACCGATTGATGAAGACCATCTAAATGTTCAGAATCTTTTTTTAGATGTCGATGCAATTAAAAATGAAAAAGAAAAACTAACTGTTCGAGCAGGAAGACAGGAGCTGGATTACGGAAGTGGAAGATTGATTTCGGTTCGTGAAGGTCCGAACTTGAGGCTTTATTTCGATGGGTTGAAATTGATGTATCAAAGAGGAAATTTCAAATCGGATGCTTTTATGATGATGGCAAGTGAAATCAATACCGGAGCGTTTGACAATAAGTTCTCAAAATCGATTAACCTTTGGGGGAGTTACAATACCTTGATTCTTCCAAAAAGCGGAAATTTAGAATTCTATTATTTAGGAATTCACAGAAAAGAATCACGTTTTGAAGATGGAATAGGAGATGAAACAAGACATACTTTAGGCGGAAGATTTTACAGATACAGTGGTGGTTTTATTTACAACTTTGAAGGCGCTTATCAATTTGGAAACTTTAATAATAGTAAAATAAGTGCTTGGACAGCTTCTGCAGATATCGGATATCTATTCGAAAATGTAAAAGGGAAGCCAACCATCAATCTTCGCAACGATTATATTTCTGGAGATAATAATAAAGGCGATGGGAAATTGGGAACTTTCAATCCGCTTTATCCGAAAGGTGGTTATTTTGGATTCAATCCGCAAATCGGACCTGTGAATTTGATTGATATTCATCCTTATGCGACCGTAGATTTAAACAGCAAAATGACGGTTCAGGCAGATGTGGTTTTCAACTGGAGATATTCTTTACAGGATGGCGTTTACAGACCAAGTGGTTCTCTGAATCTTACCTCAATGAATTCTAAAAAAAGATACATTGGAACAGCTTTTCTAGGAAGTTTTAATTAA
- a CDS encoding Na+/H+ antiporter: MHEDLLLILGLLLVVMMLVMLAQRIKIAYPIFLVLAGLGISFIPGIPVLKLDPEIIFLIFLPPLLYEAAWYTSWNDFWKWKRTIGLMAFGLVFLTSIVVAFASQALIPGFTLAMGFLLGGIVSPPDAIAATTVLKGLKVPKRTIAMLEGESLINDASSLIVFRFALAAVMTGMFSMEDATGQFFLVAGMGIVVGIVGAHIIYFIHKYLPTTPSIDAALTVMTPYILFLSAEHFHYSGVMAVVSGGLFMSFRSHEIFKTGMTRINMTSVWSTLVFVMNALVFILIGLELPDIISGLGENTVMEGIKYGLIISAIVIVVRLLWIYPVAHVPRWLSKKVRKDPSPGWKNPLIIGWAGMRGVVSLATALSIPVMMNEQQQFPMRNLIILITFVVIFVTLVFQGLTLPLIIKLTNIGEIDNILPSHEQQAKIQIRLDNLALERVSEKYEKLLRENTLVENFKDNLNNDVALQEGYLSSLEMCTNRRNDINDYNNMMLDIFGLQRKELFKMKREKDFSDDEIRKVESHLDLNELKITGNKHL, from the coding sequence ATGCACGAAGATTTACTCCTTATCCTCGGACTCTTATTGGTCGTAATGATGTTGGTAATGCTGGCTCAGCGTATCAAAATAGCCTATCCTATTTTCTTGGTCTTGGCAGGGTTGGGAATCAGTTTTATCCCTGGAATTCCGGTTTTGAAGCTGGATCCTGAAATTATTTTCCTGATTTTTCTTCCTCCTTTATTGTACGAAGCTGCTTGGTACACCTCGTGGAACGATTTCTGGAAATGGAAAAGAACCATTGGCTTAATGGCTTTCGGATTGGTATTTCTTACTTCGATTGTCGTTGCTTTTGCATCTCAGGCTTTGATTCCGGGATTTACTTTGGCAATGGGATTTTTGTTGGGCGGAATTGTTTCGCCACCCGATGCTATCGCAGCGACGACCGTTCTAAAAGGTTTAAAGGTTCCTAAACGTACGATTGCAATGTTGGAAGGTGAAAGTTTAATCAATGATGCGTCATCGCTTATCGTTTTCAGGTTTGCTTTGGCAGCTGTGATGACCGGAATGTTTTCTATGGAAGATGCCACTGGACAGTTTTTTTTGGTTGCAGGAATGGGAATTGTGGTAGGAATAGTAGGTGCACATATTATCTATTTTATTCATAAATACTTGCCTACAACACCGTCAATTGATGCTGCTTTAACAGTAATGACGCCCTATATTTTATTTTTAAGTGCAGAACATTTTCATTATTCAGGGGTAATGGCTGTGGTAAGTGGTGGATTATTTATGTCGTTTCGTTCGCACGAGATTTTTAAAACGGGAATGACGAGAATCAATATGACGAGTGTCTGGAGTACTTTAGTTTTTGTAATGAATGCCTTGGTTTTTATTTTAATCGGATTAGAATTGCCAGATATCATCAGCGGTTTGGGAGAAAATACGGTGATGGAAGGCATTAAATATGGTTTGATTATCAGTGCTATTGTCATTGTTGTTCGTTTATTGTGGATTTATCCTGTAGCTCATGTTCCTAGATGGCTGAGCAAAAAGGTGAGAAAAGACCCAAGTCCGGGTTGGAAAAACCCTTTAATTATTGGTTGGGCTGGTATGCGTGGTGTAGTTTCGTTGGCGACAGCACTTTCCATTCCGGTGATGATGAATGAGCAGCAGCAGTTCCCGATGCGGAATCTGATTATTCTGATCACGTTTGTTGTGATTTTCGTGACACTTGTTTTTCAGGGGTTAACGCTTCCTTTGATTATTAAATTGACCAATATAGGAGAGATTGATAATATTTTGCCATCGCACGAACAGCAGGCAAAGATTCAAATAAGGTTAGATAATCTTGCGTTGGAAAGAGTGAGCGAAAAGTATGAAAAGCTTCTGAGAGAAAATACGTTGGTAGAGAATTTTAAAGACAATTTGAATAACGATGTCGCCCTGCAGGAAGGCTATCTATCTTCTCTGGAAATGTGTACTAACAGACGTAATGACATTAATGATTACAATAATATGATGCTCGATATTTTTGGATTGCAGAGAAAGGAACTGTTTAAAATGAAACGTGAAAAAGATTTCAGCGATGATGAAATCCGGAAAGTTGAATCTCATTTGGATTTGAATGAACTAAAAATTACCGGAAACAAACATTTGTAA
- a CDS encoding amidohydrolase, with translation MKPLYKILFSIVLGAGLLNAQKADLIVTNGKITTMDDKNPEVQAVAIKDNKIFQTGTNAQILKLKGSSTKIIDAKGNRVIPGLFDSHLHVIRGGRFYNTELRWDGVKTLKRALEMLKEQAQRTPKGQWVRVIGGWNEYQFEEKRLPTLAEINEATGDVPAFVMYLYGKAWLNKSGLKELNINGDTPNPAQGLIEKDNNGDPTGLLVAEPNAFILYSTLAKLPELTEAEKENSTLQYMTELNRLGVTSVMDAGGGFQNFPDDYGTTETLNKQGKITVRLPYYLFAQKKGSELSDYTKWTGMVDIDDHGHNDHNGIDYHVNGGGENLVSDGADFENFLFPRPELPATMEKSMKEVVSLLVKKRWPFRIHATYNESITRFLNVIEEVNKEMPLNGLVWFFDHAETVSEENMKRIKALNGGIAVQHRMAYQGESFIHRYGKKAALASPPVKKMLEMGIPVGLGTDGTRVASYNPWVALYWITSGKTLGGAQVMAKENALDRKTALSLSTFGGYELIKDYEKGKIKKGYFADLTILDRDYFNINEEEIKDITSKLTIVDGKVVYGDETYKNVAPTKLSVLPEWSPVKYYGGYQTK, from the coding sequence ATGAAACCATTATATAAAATTCTATTCTCAATCGTCTTAGGCGCAGGATTGCTCAATGCTCAAAAAGCAGATTTAATTGTAACCAACGGAAAAATAACCACGATGGATGATAAAAATCCGGAAGTTCAGGCAGTTGCTATTAAGGATAATAAAATTTTCCAGACCGGAACGAATGCTCAGATTTTAAAATTAAAAGGAAGCTCTACAAAAATTATCGATGCAAAGGGAAATCGTGTGATTCCAGGATTATTTGATAGTCATTTGCACGTGATTCGTGGTGGAAGATTTTACAATACAGAGCTTCGTTGGGATGGTGTGAAAACTTTGAAAAGAGCTTTGGAAATGTTGAAAGAACAGGCTCAAAGAACGCCGAAAGGTCAATGGGTAAGAGTAATTGGTGGTTGGAACGAATATCAGTTTGAAGAAAAAAGACTGCCGACTTTGGCAGAAATCAATGAAGCTACAGGCGATGTTCCGGCTTTTGTAATGTATCTCTACGGAAAAGCGTGGCTGAATAAATCTGGTTTAAAAGAATTAAATATCAACGGCGACACGCCAAATCCGGCTCAAGGTTTAATTGAAAAAGATAACAATGGAGACCCGACCGGTTTATTGGTTGCAGAGCCGAACGCATTTATTTTGTATTCAACTTTAGCAAAATTACCTGAATTGACGGAGGCTGAAAAAGAAAATTCCACATTGCAATATATGACTGAACTGAATCGTCTTGGTGTAACTTCTGTAATGGATGCAGGTGGTGGTTTTCAAAACTTCCCTGACGATTACGGAACGACTGAAACATTGAATAAACAGGGGAAAATCACAGTTCGATTGCCTTATTATTTGTTTGCTCAAAAGAAAGGTTCTGAATTATCAGATTATACGAAATGGACAGGAATGGTAGATATCGATGACCACGGTCATAATGACCACAACGGAATTGATTATCACGTGAACGGAGGAGGAGAAAACTTAGTTTCAGATGGTGCTGATTTTGAAAATTTTCTTTTTCCAAGACCAGAATTGCCTGCAACAATGGAGAAAAGTATGAAAGAAGTTGTAAGTCTTTTGGTTAAAAAAAGATGGCCTTTCAGAATTCACGCAACATATAATGAGAGTATTACAAGATTTTTAAATGTGATTGAAGAAGTGAATAAAGAAATGCCTTTGAATGGATTAGTTTGGTTTTTCGACCACGCAGAAACAGTTTCTGAAGAAAATATGAAGCGCATCAAAGCTTTAAACGGTGGAATTGCAGTACAACACAGGATGGCTTACCAGGGAGAAAGTTTCATCCACCGTTACGGAAAAAAAGCAGCTTTGGCTTCTCCGCCAGTAAAGAAAATGTTGGAAATGGGAATTCCTGTCGGATTGGGAACAGACGGAACGAGAGTCGCAAGTTATAATCCGTGGGTGGCTTTGTACTGGATAACTTCAGGGAAAACATTGGGCGGAGCTCAGGTGATGGCAAAAGAAAATGCTCTGGACAGAAAAACAGCTTTGTCACTTTCCACTTTTGGAGGATATGAATTAATAAAGGATTATGAAAAAGGAAAAATCAAAAAAGGATATTTCGCTGACCTTACGATTTTAGACAGAGATTATTTTAATATTAATGAAGAAGAAATTAAAGATATTACTTCAAAACTAACTATCGTTGACGGAAAAGTAGTGTATGGAGATGAAACTTATAAAAATGTTGCTCCAACTAAACTTTCTGTACTTCCAGAATGGTCTCCTGTAAAATATTACGGCGGATATCAGACCAAATAA
- a CDS encoding M17 family peptidase N-terminal domain-containing protein — protein sequence MKNTVKNILSQSLLIVGLTFSTLGFSQTATANSSITPLTVGTSKNWGSVDGISMIGLVQGPSSAEAQLQVACVFEYTDNDIHSAQALPANLNGLVHLDEALKGEFTKIRQAGLFKGHSLETVLISPPKGSMSAKKLLLIGLGDRNKFTPELMTSVGEVAAREAMRLRVSNFAFASDLKDAGIDSPTALVAGNVVKGIVNASRSETYLKEHNLSKTKKLEKVYLLAGPSFFEVAGGGIQSAIAEVNKK from the coding sequence ATGAAAAATACAGTAAAAAATATCTTAAGCCAATCATTATTGATTGTAGGATTAACTTTTTCAACATTAGGTTTTTCTCAAACGGCAACTGCAAATTCCTCTATTACTCCGTTAACAGTCGGAACATCCAAAAATTGGGGCTCAGTAGATGGAATTTCGATGATTGGATTGGTTCAGGGACCTTCATCAGCCGAGGCTCAACTGCAGGTTGCCTGTGTTTTTGAATATACAGATAACGATATCCACAGCGCGCAGGCATTACCAGCCAACTTAAACGGATTGGTACACCTTGACGAAGCTTTGAAAGGTGAATTTACAAAAATCAGACAGGCGGGTTTATTCAAAGGTCACTCTTTGGAAACAGTATTGATCTCTCCGCCAAAAGGATCTATGTCTGCAAAAAAACTATTGTTAATCGGTTTAGGAGACAGAAACAAGTTCACTCCTGAATTGATGACTTCAGTAGGAGAGGTTGCCGCTCGTGAAGCGATGAGATTGAGAGTAAGTAATTTTGCTTTTGCAAGCGATTTAAAAGATGCAGGAATAGATTCTCCAACAGCTCTGGTAGCAGGAAATGTAGTGAAAGGCATTGTGAATGCAAGCCGCTCTGAAACGTATTTAAAAGAGCATAATCTTTCCAAAACTAAGAAATTAGAAAAAGTATATCTTTTGGCTGGTCCTTCTTTCTTTGAGGTTGCAGGTGGTGGAATTCAAAGTGCGATTGCTGAAGTGAACAAGAAATAA
- a CDS encoding pirin family protein, which translates to MDRKDFLKKGLLGTGMFVASASLGNTMKNEIDEIEPLEPIGYNHLPNTDSKIKDNSVFHKADSRGKADHGWLVSNHTFSFANYHNPERMHFGVLRVLNDDNVEAGRGFGTHPHDNMEIISIPLEGDLEHKDSMGNSAIIKSGDIQVMSAGTGIMHSEFNKNNDSLVKFLQIWVYPNKRNVTPRYDQITLDKSKSQNQFQQILSPNSDDAGVWINQDAWFHLGNFENNIETNYQIKKKGNGVYAFILKGSVEIEGQKVETRDGFGVWDISDLNIKSTSENTKILLMEVPMTM; encoded by the coding sequence ATGGACAGAAAAGATTTTTTAAAGAAAGGATTATTAGGAACAGGAATGTTTGTCGCATCCGCTTCATTGGGCAATACAATGAAAAATGAGATTGATGAAATCGAACCGTTAGAACCAATCGGATACAATCATTTACCGAATACAGATTCAAAAATTAAAGATAATTCTGTATTTCATAAAGCAGATTCCAGAGGGAAGGCAGACCACGGTTGGTTGGTGAGCAATCATACTTTTAGTTTTGCGAATTATCATAATCCTGAGAGAATGCACTTCGGAGTTTTAAGAGTCCTGAATGACGATAATGTAGAAGCGGGAAGAGGCTTCGGAACACATCCGCACGACAATATGGAAATCATCAGTATTCCATTGGAAGGCGATTTAGAACATAAGGACAGTATGGGAAATTCTGCGATTATCAAAAGTGGAGACATTCAGGTAATGAGTGCAGGAACTGGAATTATGCACAGCGAATTCAATAAAAATAATGACAGTTTGGTTAAGTTTCTTCAAATCTGGGTTTATCCAAACAAAAGAAATGTGACACCGAGATATGACCAGATAACTTTAGATAAATCAAAAAGTCAGAATCAATTCCAACAGATTCTTTCTCCAAATTCAGATGACGCCGGAGTTTGGATTAATCAGGATGCTTGGTTTCATTTAGGAAATTTTGAAAATAATATCGAAACCAATTATCAGATTAAGAAAAAAGGAAATGGTGTTTATGCATTTATTTTAAAAGGAAGCGTAGAAATTGAAGGTCAGAAAGTGGAAACAAGAGACGGTTTCGGAGTTTGGGATATTTCCGATTTGAACATTAAATCAACATCAGAAAATACAAAAATTTTATTGATGGAAGTTCCGATGACGATGTAA
- a CDS encoding Crp/Fnr family transcriptional regulator, which translates to MFQNIIKNISRFITLTLEEEKIYENLLTLQKFPKKTHLLREGEICQFEGFIKEGCIRTYYLDENGFEVTILFAVEDWWITDIDSFNNKTPSKIFIETLEDTEIYMLTPETKEELLQKVPKFERAFRMMMQRYVVTLQNRLVNTISQPATDRYLEFIRVYPTIPQRVAQYYIASYLGVSKEFVSTIRKRLANKQK; encoded by the coding sequence ATGTTTCAAAATATCATCAAAAACATCTCGCGATTTATCACTTTAACGTTGGAAGAAGAGAAAATTTATGAAAATTTACTGACGCTTCAGAAGTTCCCGAAGAAAACGCATCTTCTGCGCGAAGGAGAGATTTGCCAATTCGAAGGTTTTATAAAGGAAGGTTGTATTCGGACGTATTATCTTGATGAAAATGGGTTTGAAGTCACAATTCTTTTCGCCGTGGAAGACTGGTGGATTACCGATATTGATTCGTTTAACAACAAAACGCCATCGAAGATTTTTATTGAAACGCTGGAAGATACTGAAATCTATATGCTGACTCCGGAAACGAAGGAGGAATTGCTGCAGAAAGTTCCGAAGTTTGAAAGAGCTTTCCGAATGATGATGCAGCGCTATGTGGTGACGCTTCAAAATCGTTTGGTGAACACTATTTCTCAACCTGCAACAGACCGTTATCTAGAATTTATCAGAGTTTATCCTACGATTCCACAAAGAGTGGCGCAGTATTATATTGCATCGTATCTTGGTGTTTCTAAAGAGTTTGTGAGTACGATTAGAAAACGTTTAGCGAATAAACAAAAATAA
- a CDS encoding GNAT family N-acetyltransferase has product METTKVVLGNVRGEIQLFSDDKKAGKMDISVIKGKLTVYHTEVDDEYAGNGFAKLLLNQLVSYARENDLKIVPLCPYVHAQFKRNPEEYSDVWFKEEA; this is encoded by the coding sequence ATGGAAACAACAAAAGTAGTTTTAGGAAATGTAAGAGGAGAGATTCAGCTTTTTTCAGATGATAAAAAAGCAGGCAAAATGGATATCTCGGTGATTAAAGGTAAATTAACCGTTTACCACACCGAGGTTGATGACGAATATGCAGGAAATGGTTTTGCTAAATTATTACTAAACCAACTGGTTTCTTATGCCAGAGAAAATGATTTGAAAATCGTTCCGCTTTGTCCCTACGTTCACGCGCAATTCAAACGCAATCCGGAAGAATACAGCGACGTTTGGTTCAAAGAAGAAGCCTAA
- a CDS encoding LytR/AlgR family response regulator transcription factor has protein sequence MKALIVDDNDIARTTLAHLAKQIPNLIIEKEYSNAIEAYNHLQSNPVDLIFLDIEMPEMTGIELTKNLSGKETIIIFTTSNKEYALEAFELNIADYILKPVMPARFLQAVSKVQSIIDSRKENVEVTKDEFLFVRDSNITRRLKLDDIFYAEAMGDYVKFYTQEKMFAIHGKMKTAEERLPKDDFIRVHRSYIVSVGKIDTLQDGGIMINGKFIPVADAYRKALNTRMNVF, from the coding sequence ATGAAAGCTTTAATTGTTGACGACAATGATATTGCAAGAACTACTTTGGCACATTTGGCAAAGCAAATCCCAAATCTGATTATTGAAAAAGAGTACTCTAATGCGATTGAAGCTTACAATCACCTCCAATCTAATCCGGTAGATTTGATTTTTCTTGATATCGAAATGCCGGAAATGACAGGTATCGAGCTTACCAAAAATCTTTCGGGCAAAGAAACCATCATCATTTTCACCACGTCGAACAAAGAATATGCGCTCGAAGCTTTCGAACTGAATATTGCAGATTACATCCTAAAACCCGTGATGCCCGCAAGGTTTTTACAGGCAGTAAGTAAAGTGCAATCGATTATCGACAGCCGAAAAGAAAATGTAGAAGTCACAAAAGATGAATTCCTTTTCGTAAGAGATTCCAATATCACAAGACGTTTAAAGCTCGACGATATTTTCTATGCAGAAGCGATGGGCGATTATGTAAAATTCTATACTCAGGAAAAAATGTTTGCTATCCATGGGAAAATGAAAACCGCTGAAGAACGCCTTCCGAAAGACGATTTTATCAGAGTTCATCGTTCTTATATTGTTTCCGTCGGCAAGATAGACACACTTCAGGATGGTGGAATCATGATTAATGGAAAATTTATTCCCGTTGCAGATGCTTATAGAAAGGCACTCAACACGAGAATGAATGTTTTCTAG